Proteins encoded within one genomic window of Mesorhizobium sp. AR10:
- a CDS encoding DUF2059 domain-containing protein — MMLHNRVRSLSAVLVASAVFAFSSPAFSQDVTDAHLKAARAAVTAIHATDPFDNILPQAAAALEQQLIQKNPDMQELIGKTINEKALALASRRADLEKEAALAYAKVFSEKELTEIAAFYSSDSGKKLLDNGPIVTRELVKAADIWQNGLARDLAEQVGETLAAAAKAKAPAPADAAAPADAAAPADGSAPADATQPEAPKN, encoded by the coding sequence ATGATGTTGCATAACCGGGTTCGCAGCCTTTCCGCCGTTCTGGTGGCTTCTGCTGTCTTTGCGTTTTCGTCGCCGGCGTTCTCGCAGGACGTCACTGACGCGCATCTTAAGGCTGCGCGCGCTGCGGTGACGGCGATCCACGCGACGGACCCGTTCGACAACATCCTGCCGCAGGCGGCTGCCGCACTCGAGCAGCAGCTGATCCAGAAGAACCCCGATATGCAAGAACTCATCGGCAAGACCATCAACGAGAAGGCCCTGGCGCTGGCCTCGCGCCGCGCCGATCTGGAAAAGGAAGCGGCTCTTGCCTACGCCAAGGTGTTCTCCGAAAAGGAACTCACTGAGATCGCCGCTTTCTACAGTTCCGATTCCGGCAAGAAACTGCTCGACAATGGCCCAATCGTGACGCGTGAACTGGTGAAGGCCGCTGACATCTGGCAGAACGGCCTCGCCCGCGATCTTGCAGAGCAGGTTGGCGAAACGCTGGCCGCCGCGGCCAAAGCCAAGGCGCCGGCGCCGGCTGATGCCGCTGCCCCCGCGGACGCCGCTGCCCCTGCTGATGGCTCGGCTCCCGCTGATGCCACGCAGCCGGAAGCACCGAAGAACTAA